Below is a genomic region from bacterium.
AGTTCTTGGCGGTCGTGGCCGTTCTGGTCTCCGTCGGCATTCTCGGGCTCGCCTTTCGGCGCTTTGTCCTGACCAAGATCTCTCCGGACCCGAAGTCCTACAGCTCGGGCGTCGTAGCGCTGCTGATTTTCCTGCTGATGGTTACCTATCTCAACGGGGTCGCCGACGAGCCGCTGTTCGAGAAGGCGAACTGGTGGCTGCACGCGCTGATGATCATCGTCTTTCCGCCGTTGATCCTGCATTCCAAGCACTTTCATCTGCTCATAGCGCCGGTCGACATCTTCTTTCGCACCCATGAGCTGGGCGACTACCTGCCCCTGGAGCTGGATGAAGAGGTGTTGATGGAGTCCGAAGAGGAGATCTCGCTCGGGCTGGAGGCGACGGCCGATGTGCCCTGGAAGATGCGCATGGATTTCTTGACCTGCGTCGAGTGCCGGCGATGCACCGATCAGTGCCCGGCCGCAGGTAGCGGCCAGGAGCTCGACCCGCGGGGCTTCATCCTCGCCGGCCGAGAGGCCCTGGGGGCGGAAGTGCCGGTGATCGGAAACGTCATCAGTGAGGCCGCGCTGGGACAGTGCACCAGCTGTGGAGCTTGCGAAAACATCTGCCCGGTGGGCATAGAGCACCTTCAGGTGCTGATGGGGGCCAAGCGGGCCCAGGCACTGGCCAGCGGCAAGGGCATGGTCGCGGGCGAGTTCCTGCAAGCGGTCGAGCGCTACGGCAACCCCTTCAAGAGCCAGGCGGATGTGCGCAAGAAGCTGCTCGAAGACCTCGCGATCCCGCTCTACGAGCCGGGCAGAACCGAGTACCTGCTCTGGCTGGGATGTGTGTGGACGTACAACGAGGATGCCAGAGCCAGTCTGGCGGCGATGGTCGAGGTTCTCAACGGTGCCGGAGTCAGCTACGGCGTGCTCGAGACCGAGTCCTGCAGTGGTCACCATTCCCGCCGGCAGGGTGAGGAGCTGCAGTTTCAGACCCTTGCCACGGAGAACATCGAAAGGCTGCGAGAGCAGCGAGTCGAGAAGGTGGTCACGCCCTGTCCGCACTGTTTCCATACGATTCGGCGGGAGTATCCGACGCTGGACGAGGGCTTCTCGGTAGAGACCATTCATCACTCCGAGCTGTTGGTGCAGCTGCTCGAAGAGGGCAAGATCAGCCTGGACGCCGGACGCCGGGAGAAGCGCAAGATCACCTTCCATGATCCGTGCTACCTGGGACGGTACGAGAAGGTCTTCGATCCACCGCGCCGTCTCATCGAGCGCGCCGGATACGATTTGACGGAGTTGCCACGCAGCCGCGAGAGGTCGTTTTGCTGTGGCGGCGGCAGCGCCGGTTTCGTGAGCGAACAGGAGCAAGAGCACCGTGTCGATCAGGTGCGCAAGCAGGAAATCGCCGATTCGGGAGCGGCGGTGCTGGTGACGGGATGTCCGGAATGCAAGATGATGCTCGATGCCGCCGTCGAGGAGACGGTGGATCTCGTCGAACTGTTGGCGCGCTCGGTCGAGACGGCCGATGGGGCCCGA
It encodes:
- a CDS encoding (Fe-S)-binding protein, giving the protein MSFLFWEKALLLALVVVSAGLFARDLRTKIRHILAGRSDRPRTDRLGERVARVIKEVVFQTKVIGGRPVAGLLHALVFFGFVLFGLETVDHFLEPFGVPLLAAIFGDALPLFKQFLAVVAVLVSVGILGLAFRRFVLTKISPDPKSYSSGVVALLIFLLMVTYLNGVADEPLFEKANWWLHALMIIVFPPLILHSKHFHLLIAPVDIFFRTHELGDYLPLELDEEVLMESEEEISLGLEATADVPWKMRMDFLTCVECRRCTDQCPAAGSGQELDPRGFILAGREALGAEVPVIGNVISEAALGQCTSCGACENICPVGIEHLQVLMGAKRAQALASGKGMVAGEFLQAVERYGNPFKSQADVRKKLLEDLAIPLYEPGRTEYLLWLGCVWTYNEDARASLAAMVEVLNGAGVSYGVLETESCSGHHSRRQGEELQFQTLATENIERLREQRVEKVVTPCPHCFHTIRREYPTLDEGFSVETIHHSELLVQLLEEGKISLDAGRREKRKITFHDPCYLGRYEKVFDPPRRLIERAGYDLTELPRSRERSFCCGGGSAGFVSEQEQEHRVDQVRKQEIADSGAAVLVTGCPECKMMLDAAVEETVDLVELLARSVETADGARDRVPTESAQ